One region of Oryza sativa Japonica Group chromosome 5, ASM3414082v1 genomic DNA includes:
- the LOC4339453 gene encoding myosin-17 isoform X2 has translation MAATLKIVLGSHIWLEDKDLAWIDGEVFRIEGQKAHIRTTNGNMVVASISDIHPKDTEVHSDGIDDMIRLSYLHEPGVLNNLSVRYAKNIIYTYTGNILIAINPFQRLPHLAEPHTMEKYKGANFGELDPHVFAIADISYRQMMNERKSNSILVSGESGAGKTETTKMLMRYLAFLGGRSRTGGRTVEQQVLESNPVLEAFGNAKTVRNNNSSRFGKFVEIQFDKSGKISGAAIRTYLLERSRVCQINSPERNYHCFYFLCAAPSEEIRKYNLGDPSSFHYLNQSTCIKVDGISDNEEYLATRSAMNTVGITEQEQEAIFRVVAAVLHLGNINFVKGREVDSSVIKDEKARFHLNAAAELLMCDHGKLENALIKRKINTPEGVITTTVDPNSATVSRDGLAKQIYSRLFDWLVSRLNASIGQDENSQYLIGVLDIYGFESFKTNSFEQLCINFTNEKLQQHFNQNVFKMEQEEYNREQIDWSYIEFVDNQDVLDLIEKKPGGIVALLDEACMFPKCTHESFSQKLYEKFKNHKRFSKPKLSRTAFTIQHYAGEVTYQSDHFLDKNRDYVVVEHQELLNASTCSFVSGLFPSVQEENTKSSKSSIANRFKGQLHDLMETLSSTEPHYIRCIKPNNLLKPATFENANVLHQLRCSGVLEAIRISCAGYPTRKLFRDFLQRFRIIAPDFFKERNDEKVICQKILDKMGLQGYQIGRTKVFLRAGQMAELDARRTEVQNRAARAVQSRFRTHVAREQFLMLHNTSISFQSFVRAILACKLHLLLRKQAAALKIQKNVRCYFASKSFSELRSSAITLQTGLRAFGAYNEYIRRKQNKASTDIQTQWRSHRDNSNYLKLKRSVLIYQCAWRIQVAKGKLRKLKMAARDTEALKVEKGKLEEHIEELSSRLCLEKKLRSDLENSKATEISKLQTTLHEMERRVEEARATQERESAKKVVEEALVLEREKIALLTKEVEELKVLLLKEQEEKNATNSAFSIAQERNDDLTKKVEVANENFKQLKDTLKSFEESTKGLETSLMMERQQNEANRREVGEAQQRVEELLRLVADANGKSTSLQTTVQRLEQSLIEKEATWLTERQESETTNKLLIEAHGRNEELLNKIEVAENDISKFRDNIQRFEETATTLETSLLAEKQHSAAIMSQLAETKQGNEELQKKLADVNRTNDILQDSLKRFEENVTTRDALYLAERQEHDETKQSLSKSQERNWELLQKVDEAEKRINKLLENAQRLEKHATARESLLLKTKQSHDSTTKALVEAESRNRELTKSFEDSDRKINLLEDSVNRLEERIAEKDSLLEIERQENNATKDEVTNAQNKIMELVNESQQLQDIRKHLEDNIKRLEEDATTREALLISEKQTHEATKRTLTETQLRNEELINKIQDSDKHALQLELTIERLQENASTMEALLLREREQSNATMKAHSESQERNSQLLKKFEDVDKKIGLLQGAIQRLGEQTTKDTLLLSERKEKDELKKVLSETEYRNEELVIKIEEENKKVEHLQDTITMLKENIAVQAANLEAERQENDRIRKSLVEAQERNDELFKKVSDSEYRAQQLQDTVQKLQVDAISRLSSFVMERQESDAVRKALAESHGRNEDLIRRNDDLLSRNDDLIKKIEDSGQVVAELQAALERIEGKAANLEAENQILRQQAIATPPSTAKSQAAFSKISMIHRSPENGHILNGNVAYAEKSLTGPAETRPSMVVNQGSILNLINQKDYESGDKMQRAHNEVYQHQQPQDDQQLLLQYITQHLGFSGSKPVAALLLYQCLLHWKSFETAKTSVFDSILQEINSAIEAQHDTRSLAYWLSNLSTLSVLLQLSFKTTRAAISTPHRRRFSYERIFQASQTSNSGLAYFSAQPVDGPSGLQQIDAKYPALLFKQQLVDLIEKVYGMISDKVKKELNPLLELCIQDPRTSHSNQAKASLSSASHLGQQSQLTHWLGIVKILNNCLHLLRANHVPSILIHKLLTQIFSMVNVQLFNRLLLRRECCSFSNGEYIRAGLTQIKHWCNDVNQEFADSAWEALRHIRQAVDFLVISLKPIRTWSEICDDVCPALSLQQLERIVGMYWDDMNGTNIISAEFTSSMRTMMKEESNNATSFSVLLDDDSSIPFSLEDIAKSMPTIEETTENDLLPFVRENQSFAFILHRRD, from the exons ATG GCTGCCACATTAAAAATTGTTCTTGGCTCCCATATATGGCTGGAAGATAAAGATTTAGCTTGGATTGATGGTGAGGTCTTCCGAATTGAGGGTCAAAAGGCCCATATCCGCACTACCAACGGAAATATG GTTGTTGCGAGCATATCAGACATTCATCCAAAGGACACAGAAGTGCATTCTGATGGAATTGATGATATGATAAGACTATCATACTTGCATGAGCCTGGTGTTTTAAACAATCTATCTGTTCGATAtgcaaaaaatataatttac ACCTATACTGGTAATATATTGATTGCAATCAATCCATTCCAAAGGTTGCCTCATCTTGCTGAACCCCATACTATGGAGAAGTACAAAGGTGCAAATTTCGGTGAGCTAGACCCTCATGTATTTGCAATTGCTGACATTTCTTACAG GCAAATGATGAATGAGAGAAAGAGCAACTCCATATTGGTGAGTGGTGAAAGTGGTGCTGGCAAGACTGAAACCACAAAGATGCTTATGAGATATCTTGCATTTTTGGGTGGACGGTCTAGAACAGGAGGGAGGACAGTTGAACAACAAGTTTTAGAA TCTAATCCAGTCCTTGAAGCTTTTGGCAATGCAAAGACTGTTCGGAACAATAATTCAAG CCGGTTTGGCAAATTTGTTGAAATCCAGTTTGACAAGAGTGGGAAGATATCTGGTGCTGCCATTAGAACATACTTACTTGAAAGATCACGTGTTTGTCAAATCAATAGTCCAGAGAGAAACTACCATTGCTTTTACTTCCTATGTGCAGCACCATCGGAG GAAATTAGAAAGTATAATCTGGGTGACCCTTCGTCGTTTCACTATCTCAACCAATCTACTTGCATTAAAGTTGATGGGATTAGTGACAATGAGGAGTATCTTGCAACAAGAAGTGCTATGAATACAGTTGGCATAACTGAGCAGGAGCAG GAGGCTATATTCCGAGTTGTTGCTGCTGTGCTTCACCTTGGGAACATCAATTTTGTGAAAGGGAGAGAGGTAGATTCATCTGTAATAAAGGATGAGAAAGCTAGGTTCCATCTTAATGCAGCTGCAGAGCTTTTGAT GTGTGATCATGGGAAGTTAGAGAATGCACTGATAAAGAGGAAAATAAATACACCAGAAGGAGTGATTACCACAACAGTTGACCCTAATTCTGCCACAGTTAGCAGAGATGGCTTAGCCAAACAAATATATTCTCGACTATTTGACTG GCTTGTAAGCAGACTAAACGCATCAATAGGACAAGATGAGAACTCTCAATATTTGATCGGCGTGCTTGATATCTATGGTTTTGAAAGTTTCAAGACTAATAG CTTTGAACAATTATGCATCAATTTCACCAACGAAAAACTCCAGCAGCATTTTAACCAG AATGTCTTCAAAATGGAGCAGGAAGAGTATAACCGTGAGCAGATCGATTGGAGTTACATAGAATTTGTTGACAACCAAGACGTGTTGGACTTGATTGAAAAG AAACCTGGTGGGATTGTTGCACTTCTTGATGAAGCTTG TATGTTTCCTAAATGTACACATGAGTCATTTTCTCAGAAGCTGTACGAGAAGTTCAAGAACCACAAAAGGTTTAGCAAACCAAAGCTTTCTCGTACTGCATTTACAATCCAACATTATGCAGGAGAA GTAACATATCAGTCTGATCATTTCCTGGACAAAAACAGAGATTATGTAGTCGTAGAACATCAAGAGTTGCTTAATGCTTCCACGTGCTCCTTTGTGTCAGGGTTATTCCCATCAGTACAAGAGGAGAACACAAAATCTTCAAAGTCCTCAATTGCTAATCGTTTTAAG GGGCAACTCCATGACCTGATGGAGACTTTAAGTTCTACAGAACCTCATTATATTAGATGTATTAAGCCCAATAATCTTCTTAAGCCTGCTACTTTTGAGAACGCCAATGTTTTACATCAACTTCGATGTTCG GGTGTTCTTGAAGCTATTCGCATCAGTTGTGCTGGATACCCTACAAGAAAATTATTTCGTGATTTTCTTCAACGGTTTCGCATTATTGCTCCTGATTTTTTCAAAGAAAG AAATGATGAAAAAGTAATCTGCCAAAAGATTTTGGACAAAATGGGACTCCAGGGTTATCAG ATTGGAAGAACTAAGGTGTTTCTGAGAGCCGGTCAGATGGCTGAATTGGATGCTAGAAGAACTGAAGTGCAGAATAGAGCAGCTAGAGCTGTTCAGAGTAGATTTCGCACTCATGTTGCTCGTGAACAATTTCTTATGCTACACAACACATCCATATCCTTCCAATCTTTTGTTAGAG CAATTTTGGCTTGTAAGCTGCATTTGCTCCTGAGAAAACAAGCTGCAGCTCTGAAAATACAGAAAAACGTCCGCTGCTATTTTGCCTCAAAGTCTTTTTCTGAACTGCGCTCTTCAGCCATTACATTGCAGACAGGATTAAGGGCCTTTGGTGCTTATAACGAATATATTCgcagaaaacaaaacaaagctTCTACTGATATCCAG ACTCAATGGCGTAGCCACAGGGATAATTCAAATTATCTCAAACTGAAGAGATCAGTGTTGATTTATCAGTGTGCATGGAGAATACAAGTTGCTAAAGGAAAACTCAGAAAGCTCAAAATG GCTGCAAGAGATACAGAAGCTCTCAAGGTAGAGAAAGGGAAACTTGAGGAGCATATAGAAGAATTATCAAGCCGTTTGTGTTTGGAAAAGAAACTGAGG AGTGACTTAGAGAATAGCAAAGCAACGGAAATTTCCAAATTACAGACCACTCTTCATGAGATGGAGCGTAGAGTAGAAGAAGCCAGAGCAACACAAGAAAGAGAATCAGCCAAAAAGGTTGTGGAAGAAGCTCTAGTTCTAGAAAGAGAGAAGATAGCTTTATTGACTAAAGAAGTTGAGGAGCTGAAG GTACTACTGCTaaaagaacaagaagaaaaaaatgcaacCAATAGTGCCTTTTCTATTGCTCAAGAAAGAAACGATGACCTAACTAAGAAAGTTGAGGTTGCAAATGAAAACTTCAAGCAGCTTAAAGATACTCTGAAGAG TTTTGAAGAGAGCACAAAAGGACTTGAGACTTCTCTGATGATGGAGAGGCAACAAAACGAGGCAAATAGAAGGGAAGTTGGTGAAGCACAACAAAGAGTTGAAGAACTACTGAGACTGGTTGCAGATGCTAATGGAAAATCCACATCGCTTCAGACTACTGTGCAGAG GTTAGAACAAAGCTTAATTGAGAAAGAGGCCACTTGGCTTACAGAAAGGCAAGAAAGTGAAACAACCAATAAATTGCTCATCGAAGCTCATGGGAGAAATGAggaattgctcaataaaattGAAGTTGCTGAAAATGACATATCTAAATTTCGAGACAATATCCAGAG ATTTGAAGAAACTGCAACAACATTGGAGACTTCATTGCTAGCTGAGAAACAGCACAGTGCTGCAATCATGTCACAGTTAGCTGAAACGAAACAGGGAAATGAAGAGTTGCAGAAGAAGCTGGCAGATGTCAATAGAACAAACGATATACTTCAAGATTCTTTAAAGAG GTTTGAAGAAAATGTAACCACAAGGGACGCCCTGTATTTAGCTGAAAGGCAAGAGCACGATGAAACAAAGCAATCACTTTCTAAATCTCAGGAAAGAAACTGGGAATTGCTTCAGAAAGTTGATGAAGCggagaaaagaataaataagcTTCTGGAGAATGCACAAAG ACTTGAGAAACATGCGACAGCAAGGGAGTCTTTGCTGCTAAAGACAAAGCAAAGTCATGATTCGACAACAAAAGCACTAGTTGAAGCTGAAAGTAGAAACCGAGAGTTAACAAAAAGTTTTGAGGATTCAGACAGGAAAATCAATTTGCTTGAGGATTCAGTGAACAG ACTGGAAGAACGTATAGCAGAGAAAGACTCTTTGTTGGAAATTGAAAGACAAGAAAACAATGCAACCAAGGATGAAGTAACCAATGCTCAAAACAAGATCATGGAATTAGTAAACGAGTCCCAACAATTGCAAGATATCAGAAAACATCTGGAAGATAACATCAAGAG GCTTGAAGAAGATGCTACTACAAGAGAAGCTTTATTGATATCAGAAAAACAGACACATGAGGCAACTAAGAGAACTCTAACTGAAACTCAGTTGAGAAATGAAGAGTTAATCAATAAGATCCAGGATTCTGATAAGCATGCCCTTCAGCTTGAGCTAACTATCGAGAG GCTTCAAGAGAATGCATCTACAATGGAGGCTTTACTTTTGAGAGAACGAGAGCAAAGCAATGCAACTATGAAGGCACATTCAGAAAGTCAAGAAAGAAATTCACAGCTACTAAAGAAATTTGAAGATGTTGACAAGAAAATTGGTCTTCTTCAAGGTGCCATACAAAG GCTTGGTGAACAAACAACAAAAGACACTTTGTTGTTATCTGAGAGAAAGGAGAAGGATGAACTGAAGAAAGTGCTTAGTGAGACTGAATACAGAAATGAAGAGTTAGTAATCAAAATTGAAGAAGAGAACAAAAAAGTTGAGCATCTTCAAGACACCATAACTAT GCTTAAGGAAAATATAGCGGTTCAAGCTGCTAATTTGGAAGCTGAAAGACAAGAAAACGACAGGATTAGGAAATCTCTTGTTGAAGCTCAGGAGAGAAATGACGAGTTATTTAAGAAAGTTAGTGACAGTGAATACAGGGCCCAGCAGCTCCAAGATACTGTGCAAAA GCTTCAAGTTGATGCCATATCAAGATTGTCTTCCTTTGTAATGGAGAGACAAGAAAGTGATGCTGTGAGAAAGGCACTTGCGGAATCTCATGGAAGAAATGAAGATCTAATAAGACGAAATGATGACCTCCTCAGTAGGAATGATGACTTGATCAAGAAAATTGAAGATTCCGGTCAAGTTGTTGCTGAGCTCCAGGCAGCCTTAGAAAG GATAGAAGGGAAAGCGGCCAACTTAGAGGCAGAAAATCAAATTCTTCGCCAACAAGCAATTGCAACCCCCCCATCTACAGCCAAGTCTCAAGCTGCATTCTCTAAAATCAGTATGATCCAT AGAAGTCCAGAAAATGGACATATTTTAAATGGCAACGTAGCATATGCTGAAAAGTCCTTGACTGGTCCAGCAGAAACAAGACCCTCTATGGTTGTTAACCAA GGTAGCATCCTCAATTTGATTAACCAAAAGGATTATGAAAGTGGAGATAAAATGCAAAGAGCACATAATGAAGTATATCAG CACCAGCAGCCCCAGGATGATCAGCAGTTATTGCTTCAGTACATTACCCAGCACCTTGGATTCTCTGGTAGTAAACCTGTCGCTGCGCTTCTTCTATACCAATGCCTTCTTCATTGGAAATCGTTTGAAACAGCAAAAACAAGTGTCTTTGACAGTATCCTACAAGAGATAAACTCAGCAATAGAG GCTCAACATGATACGAGAAGCCTGGCCTATTGGTTATCCAACCTGTCAACATTGTCAGTTCTCCTGCAACTCTCATTTAAAACCACCAGGGCAGCAATCTCAACCCCACATAGACGGAGATTTTCCTACGAGAGGATTTTTCAAGCTAGTCAAACTTCAAATAGCGGACTTGCTTATTTCAGTGCTCAACCGGTGGATGGGCCTAGTGGATTGCAACAAATTGATGCAAAATATCCAGCTTTGCTCTTCAAGCAGCAGCTTGTGGATCTGATTGAGAAGGTGTATGGAATGATAAGTGACAAGGTGAAGAAGGAGCTTAACCCGTTACTTGAGTTGTGCATACAG GATCCAAGGACTTCTCACTCAAATCAAGCAAAGGCCTCACTATCATCTGCTAGTCACTTGGGCCAACAAAGCCAACTCACACACTGGTTGGGCATAGTGAAAATCCTCAACAACTGCTTGCATCTGCTAAGAGCAAATCAT GTCCCATCAATTCTGATCCACAAGTTGCTTACCCAAATATTTTCTATGGTCAATGTTCAACTATTTAATAG ACTTCTGTTGCGCCGTGAATGTTGTTCGTTCAGCAACGGGGAGTATATCAGAGCTGGACTAACTCAAATAAAACATTGGTGCAATGATGTTAATCAAGAG TTTGCAGATTCAGCCTGGGAAGCACTGAGGCATATAAGACAAGCTGTTGATTTCTTG GTAATTTCGCTGAAGCCAATACGGACATGGAGTGAAATATGCGATGATGTTTGCCCA GCTCTCAGCTTACAGCAGCTTGAGCGTATAGTTGGCATGTACTGGGATGATATGAATGGCACAAACATTATTTCAGCAGAG TTCACATCAAGCATGAGAACTATGATGAAGGAGGAATCAAATAATGCCACCAGCTTTTCTGTCCTGTTGGATGACGATTCCAG CATACCTTTTTCACTTGAAGACATTGCGAAGTCGATGCCAACCATTGAGGAGACGACAGAGAATGACCTGCTACCTTTTGTCCGTGAAAACCAAAGCTTTGCGTTTATATTGCACAGGAGAGATTGA